One Corynebacterium tuberculostearicum DNA window includes the following coding sequences:
- a CDS encoding hydrogen peroxide-inducible genes activator: MHNKEYRPTLAQLRTFVTVAENKHFGTAAAKLEISQPSLSQGLVALEQGLGLQLIERSTRKVIVTSAGETLLPYAKATLEAADTFLAHARGANGTLAGPLTIGVIPTIAPYILPDLLSMLAEAYPDLEPRFVEEQTQHLITRLRNGNLDLAIMALPSEATGMVDSPLYTEKFSIVCPPDHPIAGREDVELAELKDLDLLLLDDGHCLRDQVVDLCRHANINPAEATNSVTRASSLTTIMQLVMGGLGCTLVPESALATECHGKDVAIAHFASDVTAEREVGLVFRSSAARAEEFREFGTLITSAYNKAIERSRQ, encoded by the coding sequence ATGCATAATAAAGAGTATCGCCCTACACTTGCTCAGCTGCGTACCTTTGTCACCGTGGCGGAAAACAAGCACTTTGGTACCGCAGCCGCCAAACTCGAAATTTCCCAGCCCTCCCTCTCCCAGGGCCTCGTTGCTCTCGAACAGGGCTTGGGTTTGCAGCTCATCGAGCGCTCTACCCGCAAGGTCATCGTCACCTCGGCCGGTGAGACCCTCCTCCCCTATGCCAAGGCCACTCTTGAGGCCGCCGATACCTTCCTCGCCCATGCCCGCGGCGCCAACGGCACCCTTGCCGGCCCACTGACCATCGGCGTTATCCCCACCATTGCCCCCTACATCCTTCCCGATCTGCTCTCCATGCTTGCAGAGGCCTACCCGGACCTCGAGCCACGCTTCGTCGAGGAGCAAACCCAGCACCTCATCACTCGCCTGCGCAATGGCAACTTGGATCTTGCCATCATGGCCCTTCCATCCGAGGCCACCGGCATGGTCGATAGCCCTCTGTACACGGAGAAATTCTCCATTGTCTGCCCGCCGGATCACCCCATCGCCGGCCGCGAGGATGTCGAGCTTGCGGAACTCAAGGACCTGGATTTGCTGCTGCTTGACGACGGCCACTGCTTGCGCGACCAAGTAGTCGACCTCTGTCGCCATGCCAATATCAACCCAGCCGAGGCCACCAATTCCGTCACCCGCGCCTCCTCCCTGACCACCATCATGCAGCTGGTCATGGGCGGACTGGGCTGCACCCTCGTCCCCGAGTCCGCCCTAGCCACCGAATGCCACGGCAAGGACGTCGCCATCGCCCACTTTGCCTCCGATGTCACCGCCGAACGCGAGGTGGGCCTCGTGTTCCGTTCCTCCGCCGCCCGCGCCGAGGAATTCCGCGAATTCGGCACACTCATCACCTCCGCCTATAACAAGGCGATTGAGCGCTCCCGGCAGTAG
- the hrpA gene encoding ATP-dependent RNA helicase HrpA — translation MTKNESPSRDELFAALENVTLAEARSFRRRLKKARAPKALQEIGAEIHAAAERVALTDAAVPTISYPDALPVTARKDDIAEAIRDNQVVIIAGETGSGKTTQIPKICLELGRGRRGFIGHTQPRRIAARTVAERIAAELDQKIGESVGYAIRFDDRVSETTAVKLMTDGILLAEMQRDRFLNKYDTIIIDEAHERSLNIDFLLGYLKRLLPKRPDLKVIITSATIDPESFAAHFADADGNPAPIIEVSGRTYPVEIRYRPLEFEAGGKVVDQDPLDGLTEAIEELMREGDGDILCFFPGERDIRDAMEAIEGKKWKNVEVTPLFGRLSNQEQHRVFSEHRGRRIVLATNIAETSLTVPGIRYVVDTGTARISRYSTRTKVQRLPIEPISQASANQRSGRCGRVADGIAIRLYSEQDFESRPEFTDPEILRTNLASVILQMVSLKLGDIEQFPFIQPPEHKAIRDGLTLLHELGALHDKQDKPSLTTIGRDLARIPLDPRMARMLIEANANGCLDDVMVIVAAMTIQDVRERPLDFQAQADQAHARFKDKTSDFLSMLKLWDYIKQTRNEQSGNKFRKRMKQEFLHYIRIREWFDLVRQLKDVAKQLGWTYQEGTERRSDDIHMSLLSGLLSNIGARDGNSKEFQGARNTRFLVFPGSALAKKPPEFLMAAELVETSRLWARDVAAIDPAWVEKLGADLLKHNYSEPTWSRKRAAAIAHQKSTLYGVPIVADRTVPYHRVDPTAARDMFIRNALIAGDWNTHHAFFKANAQALDDAAEYEEKARRRGLIVDEDTLFDFYDQRIPAKVTTGRHFDSWWKKERRRTPDLLDFDPAKLIDDSHEVTEESFPDHWRKGSIDYELTYKFEPGDPLDGVTVMVPIPMLAGLDTEGFDWLVPGLRLELVTELIRSLPKALRRTVVPAPEFAERAIDRLIPYEGTITQQLADVLRELGGQGINATDFQASKLPAHLRMNYGAIDKRGKIVDSDRDLAALVQRQAGHIKSSVSRVSRTSESTAVSEWTDDTLGKIDDTVKTTVDGHEVTAYPALVATKNGVELKVHPTKAAADAAMVTTTLTLLMREISVNASQMVKGLPLQQRVAVDSYPHGGADGLVNDARIAAIRDLMLEAGGPVRTPAAFQKLKNTVKPQVPGRVRQAVVAIAPGLAEYSNLRAELAHWDGPAIDDMRAQLDFLLPRNAITVHGMSHLRHLPRYIQAMRIRLEDMNLDPDRDADRQAEVDNAKAYLSNRLRNLPAGREKTREVKDVRWMIEELRVSLFAQRLGTAHAVSLRRIQKAVDKLR, via the coding sequence ATGACTAAGAACGAATCCCCTTCTCGCGACGAGCTCTTCGCCGCACTCGAAAATGTCACTTTGGCCGAGGCCCGCTCCTTCCGCCGCCGTCTCAAGAAGGCTCGCGCCCCTAAAGCGCTGCAAGAAATCGGCGCTGAAATCCATGCCGCGGCCGAGCGCGTCGCGCTTACCGACGCCGCCGTTCCCACCATCTCCTACCCCGACGCCCTCCCCGTCACCGCCCGCAAGGACGATATCGCCGAGGCAATTCGGGACAATCAGGTCGTTATCATCGCTGGTGAGACCGGTTCTGGTAAGACCACCCAGATCCCGAAAATCTGCCTCGAGCTGGGCCGCGGCCGGCGCGGGTTCATCGGCCATACCCAGCCGCGCCGTATTGCAGCGCGCACCGTTGCAGAGCGCATCGCCGCGGAATTGGACCAGAAAATCGGCGAGTCCGTCGGCTACGCCATTCGCTTCGATGACCGCGTCTCTGAGACCACGGCCGTCAAGCTGATGACCGACGGCATCCTTCTCGCCGAGATGCAGCGCGACCGCTTCCTCAATAAGTACGACACCATCATTATCGACGAGGCCCACGAGCGCTCGCTCAATATCGACTTCCTCTTGGGCTACTTGAAGCGCCTATTGCCCAAGCGCCCAGACCTCAAGGTGATCATCACCTCCGCAACCATCGACCCAGAAAGCTTTGCGGCCCACTTTGCCGACGCCGACGGCAACCCCGCCCCCATCATCGAGGTCTCCGGGCGCACCTACCCCGTAGAAATCCGCTACCGGCCGCTCGAGTTCGAGGCCGGCGGAAAAGTCGTGGACCAAGACCCGCTCGACGGCTTGACCGAGGCCATCGAAGAGCTCATGCGCGAAGGCGACGGCGATATTCTCTGCTTCTTCCCTGGCGAGCGCGATATCCGCGATGCCATGGAGGCTATCGAAGGCAAGAAGTGGAAAAACGTCGAGGTCACTCCCCTCTTTGGCCGCCTGTCCAACCAGGAACAGCACCGCGTGTTTAGCGAGCACCGCGGCCGCCGCATCGTCTTGGCCACCAATATCGCCGAAACCTCGCTTACCGTGCCCGGCATCCGCTATGTCGTCGATACCGGCACCGCCCGCATCTCGCGGTATTCCACGCGCACCAAGGTCCAGCGGTTGCCTATCGAGCCCATCTCGCAGGCCTCCGCCAACCAGCGCTCCGGCCGTTGCGGCCGCGTTGCAGACGGCATCGCCATCCGCCTCTACAGCGAACAGGATTTTGAAAGCCGTCCCGAGTTCACCGACCCGGAAATCCTGCGCACCAACCTCGCGAGTGTCATCCTGCAAATGGTTTCGCTCAAGCTCGGTGATATCGAACAATTCCCCTTCATCCAACCGCCCGAGCACAAGGCCATTCGCGATGGTCTCACCCTCCTGCACGAGCTCGGTGCCCTCCACGACAAGCAGGACAAGCCCTCGCTCACCACCATCGGCCGCGATCTTGCCCGCATCCCACTGGATCCGCGCATGGCTCGCATGCTCATTGAAGCCAATGCCAACGGATGCCTCGATGATGTCATGGTCATCGTTGCCGCCATGACCATCCAAGATGTGCGCGAGCGTCCCCTCGACTTCCAAGCCCAGGCCGACCAAGCCCACGCCCGCTTCAAGGACAAGACCTCGGATTTCTTGTCCATGCTCAAGCTGTGGGATTACATCAAGCAAACCCGCAACGAGCAATCCGGCAATAAGTTCCGCAAGCGCATGAAGCAGGAATTCCTCCACTACATACGCATCCGCGAGTGGTTTGACTTGGTGCGCCAGCTCAAGGACGTCGCCAAGCAGCTGGGCTGGACCTACCAGGAAGGGACAGAGCGCCGCTCCGATGACATCCACATGTCCCTCCTTTCGGGCCTGCTATCCAATATCGGCGCCCGCGACGGCAATTCCAAGGAGTTCCAGGGCGCACGCAACACCCGCTTCCTGGTATTCCCCGGCTCTGCCCTGGCTAAAAAGCCTCCCGAGTTCCTCATGGCTGCCGAGCTGGTGGAAACTTCCCGCCTCTGGGCGCGCGATGTCGCCGCCATCGATCCTGCCTGGGTAGAAAAGCTCGGCGCGGACCTGCTCAAGCACAACTACTCCGAGCCCACCTGGTCTCGCAAGCGCGCCGCCGCCATCGCGCACCAAAAATCCACGCTCTACGGCGTGCCCATCGTGGCCGACCGCACCGTGCCCTACCACCGCGTTGATCCCACCGCTGCCCGCGATATGTTCATCCGCAATGCCCTTATCGCCGGCGACTGGAACACCCACCACGCCTTCTTCAAGGCAAACGCCCAAGCGCTTGACGACGCCGCTGAATACGAAGAAAAGGCCCGCCGCCGCGGCCTTATCGTGGACGAAGACACGCTCTTCGATTTCTATGACCAGCGCATTCCGGCAAAGGTAACCACCGGCCGCCACTTTGACTCGTGGTGGAAAAAGGAGCGCCGCCGCACCCCGGATCTGCTGGATTTCGATCCCGCTAAGCTCATCGATGACTCCCACGAGGTCACCGAGGAATCCTTCCCCGACCACTGGCGCAAGGGCTCTATCGATTACGAACTGACCTACAAGTTCGAGCCCGGCGATCCTCTCGACGGCGTCACCGTAATGGTCCCCATTCCTATGCTCGCCGGTTTGGATACCGAAGGCTTTGATTGGCTCGTTCCGGGTCTACGTCTCGAGCTCGTCACCGAGCTCATCCGCAGCCTGCCCAAGGCCCTGCGCCGCACTGTCGTCCCCGCGCCCGAATTTGCCGAGCGCGCCATCGACCGCCTCATCCCTTATGAAGGCACCATCACCCAGCAGCTTGCCGACGTCCTCCGCGAACTCGGCGGCCAAGGAATCAACGCCACCGACTTCCAGGCCAGCAAGCTACCCGCCCACCTGCGGATGAACTACGGGGCCATCGATAAGCGCGGCAAAATCGTCGACTCCGACCGCGACCTCGCGGCGCTCGTGCAGCGTCAGGCCGGACACATCAAGTCCTCCGTATCTCGCGTCTCGCGCACTTCAGAATCCACCGCCGTCAGCGAGTGGACCGACGATACCCTTGGCAAGATCGATGACACGGTCAAGACCACCGTCGACGGCCACGAAGTCACCGCCTACCCTGCCCTAGTCGCTACCAAGAACGGCGTCGAACTCAAGGTCCATCCCACCAAGGCCGCCGCAGATGCCGCCATGGTAACGACCACGCTTACGCTCCTCATGCGTGAGATATCCGTCAACGCCTCCCAAATGGTCAAGGGCCTGCCATTGCAACAGCGCGTCGCCGTCGATTCCTATCCGCACGGCGGCGCCGACGGCCTTGTCAATGACGCCCGCATCGCCGCGATCCGCGACCTGATGCTCGAAGCCGGCGGGCCCGTCCGCACCCCCGCGGCGTTTCAGAAGCTTAAAAACACCGTCAAGCCCCAGGTCCCAGGCCGCGTACGCCAGGCAGTGGTAGCTATTGCCCCCGGACTCGCCGAGTACTCCAACCTGCGAGCGGAACTCGCTCATTGGGACGGTCCAGCAATCGATGACATGCGCGCACAACTGGATTTCCTCCTTCCCCGAAACGCCATCACTGTCCATGGAATGTCCCATCTGCGCCATCTACCGCGATATATCCAAGCCATGCGCATTCGCCTAGAGGATATGAACCTTGACCCCGACCGCGATGCAGACCGTCAAGCCGAGGTAGATAACGCCAAGGCCTACCTATCCAACCGCCTGCGCAATCTACCGGCCGGCCGCGAAAAGACCCGCGAGGTCAAGGACGTGCGTTGGATGATAGAGGAACTTCGAGTTTCCCTTTTTGCTCAGCGCCTTGGCACAGCCCATGCCGTTTCACTCCGGCGCATCCAAAAGGCGGTGGACAAACTGCGCTAA